A window from Setaria italica strain Yugu1 chromosome VIII, Setaria_italica_v2.0, whole genome shotgun sequence encodes these proteins:
- the LOC101761839 gene encoding uncharacterized protein LOC101761839, whose product MTGSSSTVGITTFFWMICEIDSIRWSCIRNKMEESRIARISVTWRGKQLDVDADPSYTGIELNPPPSKALKRMHMLACDPRIIAIMNKHKWRVGIMTEMASVVEWSYVEWLQNL is encoded by the exons ATGACGGGGAGCTCGAGCACGGTCGGCATTACCACATTCTTTTGGATGATCTGTGAAATTGATAGCATAAGGTGGTCTTGTATCAGGAACAAGATGGAAGAGAGCAGAATAGCTCGAATTTCAGTCACCTGGAGGGGCAAACAGCTTGATGTGGATGCAGATCCAAGCTATACTGGGATTGAG TTGAATCCTCCACCTTCAAAAGCTCTGAAAAGAATGCACATGCTTGCATGTGACCCTCGTATAATTGCGATCATGAACAAG CATAAATGGCGAGTTGGAATCATGACCGAAATGGCGTCAGTTGTTGAGTGGTCATATGTTGAGTGGTTGCAAAATCTTTGA